A genomic region of Oryza glaberrima chromosome 1, OglaRS2, whole genome shotgun sequence contains the following coding sequences:
- the LOC127765396 gene encoding uncharacterized protein LOC127765396: MRILRRAASLLLHGRAYNAGRTTRLQGSFLRVPSGELELKLLRPGNTMEVSMATALEGKQLYTTAGEPPALKYLTGKEATMKTGDSDERMEGSKKLSEDEEQALKVRFQEWMNKFNRNYKDEAEKAYRFEVFKSTVEYVEKYNAEQVKKYGCCECTLGTNKFADLTMEEALNKFARGKRSRQ; this comes from the exons atGAGGATTCTGCGCAGAGCAGCAAGTCTTCTCCTCCAT GGCCGTGCTTACAACGCGGGAAGAACCACAAGGCTGCAGGGCTCTTTTctaag GGTGCCTTCAGGGGAACTTGAACTCAAATTATTAAGGCCTGGAAACACAATGGAAGTGTCTATGGCAACCGCATTGGAGGGAAAGCAACTGTATACCACTGCAGGGGAACCAC CAGCTTTGAAGTATCTGACTGGCAAGGAGGCGACCATGAAGACAGGCGACAGTGATGAGAGGATGGAGGGCTCCAAGAAGTTGTCTGAAGACGAGGAACAGGCCCTGAAGGTGAGATTCCAAGAGTGGATGAACAAGTTCAACCGTAATTACAAAGACGAGGCAGAGAAGGCTTATCGCTTTGAGGTATTCAAGTCTACTGTCGAGTATGTCGAAAAGTACAATGCTGAACAGGTGAAAAAATATGGTTGCTGCGAATGCACACTAGGTACAAACAAATTTGCGGATCTCACTATGGAGGAAGCCTTGAACAAGTTTGCTCGTGGCAAACGTAGCAGGCAGTAG